The Purpureocillium takamizusanense chromosome 11, complete sequence region TTTACtatactttaataatttaatatttTCCGAAATTAGAATGTTTAAAGACTTAAAAAGAACTTTTGTTTAAAAGTACGAGATGCTTACTCCTCGTTTACCTTACGGTAAAACGCTATCGGCAGAGCCGGGTTACGTAAGGCATAACGCTCTCGACATATAATATATGCCAAGAGTATCCGATGTTGCCGCGTCAATAGGCCATAGTCCGCCTTATCCACCCAGTCCTTAAGGTCGTCGGCTAGCTTAGAGCTCTGGGCATTAGCCTCGAGAACGCGAGTAATCTCCTCGCGCGCCTTATTGCGCTCCTTTATAAAGTTACGACACACCACAGAGAGGTTCAGCCTAGTGGCACCCTCGAATGCCTCACCTAGGGGCGCCAAAAAGTCCATGTTAGGCTTGACGGAGGTGGTCGGGTCAAAGGTGGCacccagctcggcggccaaAAAGCAGTCGCTGAGCGGAACGGGCTTGCCAGAGTATAGATGGGTGGCCCACTCGACGAGCACCTTCCAAGCCCGACACAAAACGTCCCGATCGACGGAGCTGCGCacgttggcctcggcctccggCGCAAAGTCTACCGTGACAGTCGCCATGGGCTTGTGAAACAGCACACAATTGCCAAAGCGGAAGATGAGCCGCGAGTCAATGAGCATGCCACGAGAGTAGCCAATCATGGCGCCGTTCCTGACACCAAGATAGTCGCGGACGAGAGCGCGCGGCACGGCAATCTCGAACGCGGCCGTATTGGGTGGCTCGAAGAACCCGGCGCAGTCAGCGGCGCACACGGACCAAAACCACTtgcggcgctcctcggccttaTCCTTGCCCCGGGCGGTCAACTGGGCGTCGACCAGGGTGATGCGCTCCATCGATGCCGTTAAGAGCTCTATATCCAGAGCGTCTCTCAGGGCACCCGCCGCCTGTCGGTTGCGGACGAACCTGGCCTCCATCTCCCGCCGTCTGTCCTCGGTAAACTCGGTGGCCTCTGGGCGCATATACATGTCCCAACGCCACTGCTGGTATAGACTCGAGTAGCCGTGGTCGCGCGGGTGGAACAGGTATTCGCCTGGGGGAGGGCTTGGGAACGGCCACTCGGGAGGATCCTCCACGCCTTGGACTATAAATGACTATTAGCCTACTATGCCGCGCAAATGAATGTGAAAATGTCAAGTAAGGCGTGGGTGCACTCACAGAACAGGTCCCAGAGCCTGCGTTCGGCTCGGTACCGCAGGTCCGCCGTGGAGATGCCCTTGTGTCTGTCCTCTCGGTACCATGAGAGGCAAGCAAAGATGTATGCATGCTCTTGCATCGTCGAAAACTCGAGAAAGTCACATTTGGGCTCTGCCCAGTGAAAAAACTTCATGATGTGCGCTCCACGCTTCGCCGCATCGCGCCAGTCATCCAACATGAACTCATCCTCAAATCGCTCGCATGGCCTCTCGGGCGAGCAGTACTCGCGGTAGTTGACGGGAGGCATGTTGGCATTTATGATGGGGTTGGCGTCGCTGCTGTTGATGCTGTATCGTGGTCGAGGCACTTGGTCGTGGTGAAGCGCGTGGCGATGAGCAGCATAGCAGCCGGAGCGTTCAGGAGTCACGTGAGGGCAGCAGGAAAGAAGAGAATAGAAGTCCATCGAACATATAACATGAAGTCCAAGGGGATTTAACTATAGGAGCCATACGTAGGTATCTACTCGGTGCCATCGGAATCCCACGCGTCACCCCTGGCCCTATAACGCGCatcggccgcgtcgacggccgccgatGCCTCCGTagccaccctcgccgccgccgcagccctgGCGGCGTAGACGGCCTCGATCTGCCGGTAGTGACCTATGGCGCGCCGGTCTTCCGGGAGTCGAGACGAATCCAGGTGCTCGTCGTAGTCGACAACTCTACGGCACCAGGCCTCGCAGTGCCGCCGCATATCCTCGCGCACCGACTCCGCCGACCAGGGACAGCCGCGGACTATAATGCCCCTTTCGAGTGCGAGCCAGAAGAGCCTATCGGGCACGCTCTGGTCCACcatggcgagcggcggcagcctaTCCCGCTCCGTGAACACCACGCGCACCTGGTTCGCCACGTCCATGCCCCTGAAGATCCGACACTCGTCGACAAAGTGCCGAGTGTCGTTGCAAATGCTGCACGCATCCAGCCAGCCCTTGCGCGGacacgcatgcatgcactgCCGGGCAGTATGGTCCTCCCCCGGGCATACGGCGCATATGAACAGCGACCGAGGAGTCCCCTCTTCGCGCGCACCCACGGGCCGCTGGGCCCAAGTCGTAGTGTTTCCGAGGCCACGTGCGCCCGTCGCAGCCAGGCTCTGCTCGGCACTTGAAGCACCTGTATTGACACGAGCGGCATCGATACGTGCCGCCTCCCAACGCGACATGGAGGGCCCAGCCAGAGAGGCCGATGCAGCTAGTGCAAGGCCCCTTCTGGCGTCCTCCACGACTATGGCCCGGGCACGCTCAGCAAGTGTTGGAGGACGAGATTCTGTAGAACTGCTGCCGCCCTGAAGTGTCATATTGCGAGGTCGTAGCGTGGTTGGTGTACTTGGCCGATTCTCCGTTGCGCGCGGGCTATCTAGAGTGTGATACTCGCGAGTGTTGGCCATGCCTAAAGGCCAGCCGGTGAATGCAAACGCAAAGACAATCGCCCGCGTAGCAACGTACTAAGCCAGCGTCAGGCCTCTGTTCACTACCCGGCAACGACCGACGTAGAGCAGCCTTGGTTCTCAGGCGTCTACAGCGCAGAGCCCTGAACAGCTGCGCACAGTTGCTCCGCCCAGCCCTTGCCGCACCGTTCACGTCAAAACAAGGCAACGCAACAAGACTTGTGGCAACCCAACTCTCGACTCGACAACGACAGACTGTGACCAGAGGTCTACATCACCGCACAACGTCAACTACAGTCGTCTATACGTATTCATCGATGAGTTCCAGCTACGGAGCAGGACAAGGTGGGcgtggtggccgccgtggccgccccCCCACAAAGAAAGGAAAATTGACCGCCGGTCGTGCTGAAAAGCGACCCCGAGGGCGACCGCGCAAGGATCAGCAGGCCCACCCTCAGAGTTCGGTACAGGTCTCCCTgcccggcgtcatcggcgccgatgactacgaggccatggaggaTCAGCCCGATgaagaggagcagcagcagcagcagccgccgcagcaggaagaggcagaggaagaggaggaagatcaggaggcccctcccccgaagcgtcgccgtggacggcCACGCAAGGAAGAGCAGTTACAGAGGGATTCAAGCCCCTCGATTGTATTTGCGCAGAGCGCCAACTCGGACGGGGAGGACGAAGAATTTCGAGAGGGCACCCTCGCCGGTAAACGTGCCAGCCGGGCCGCCCGACGCACCGCACAGCGTGAGGAAGAGATGGAAATTCccggagccgccgtcgccgcccccagGATCGGCAGATTCGAACGGATGATGCGAGAGAGCTGGGCCGGCGCTACCGACGACGGACTCGAAAGGGCGGTAGCCTACTACAAGAGGGCCAGGCCGTCGCTGGCGTTCCCCCGGAGGCAGCTTATCGACAGCATGATCGGTCCCAGTCAGCCCGCGATGCGCACAGGCTGGACCCAGGCCTTGGAGGACGAGATACAGGCGCAGTGGGATGCGTCGGACGAGAAGAGGTCGCTGGAGGCGGCATCCTGGGTGGAGCGCGTCACCGCGTTGTGGAAGGCCAGCCTGCAGCTAttgcgctgctcgccggtGGCCATCGTGTCGCCGGCGTACAACCTGTGGGTGCAGGCCTCTAACCCGGGCGAGGTCTTCTGGACCGTAGCCTTTAGCGAGGCCTTGACCCTCCTGGTTGCCAATCCCGTCTGGCGCGGCAACAAGGCCCTGCTCAGGCGCGCCATCCAGCTCGCCGTCATCTGCCGCACCGACAACAGGGCCAGCTGGACCATGGAGCAGCCCGAGATGTGCGGCGTCATTGCCGCCATGGCACGTCTCTTCTCCGTGGGTAGCCGCCCGCATGCCCCAAAATACTGGATCGAAAAGGCCTTTGAGGAGCTTCCCGAGGGCAAGGTGGCATGCCCGGAAGCCTGCTTCCTGcgccacctcgccggcatTTGCACGCCCAAGCGGCCACAGAGTGCCGCGTCATCGCAGTTTGTCGTACAGAAGAAGGATCTAGTAAAGATCGCCGAGGCTATCGAGACATTCGGCGAGGGCTTCTATCCGTCAACGGGCAGCGTGTCGGCTATATACTATGCCTACCTAGCTACCCGCTCGGGACTCACGGCTCCTATAGGAGAGGCCGAAACCAAGGCGTTTCACGAACAGGCTTGGAAGCACGAGATGCGCCGGGCCAAACGCCGACAGCTCGGTCTACggttcgacgacgccgctaTGGCACATGCACGGGACGGCCCTATTctcgtggccgacgaccCTTTGCCCGAGGCCAACGACCCTTtgcccgtggccgacgactcCATGCCAGTGGCGGACCTTGACACCGGCGTGGTGATAACAGATGAGCCCATGCCCGACCTGCCAGTGCGGGAGCCGAAGCCCGCGCACGACATGGAAGAAGACTTGTACGGAGCATCGCCTTTGGTTTCCAAAGGCCAAGACTCAAGCGGTGCACCTCTGGTTTTCCCCGACATTCCGCCTCTGGACCTGGGCCATAGGGACGCCAGGTCCTGGCTGCCGTCTGGCCTGATGACCATGCAGGAGATTGACcaggagctcggcggcgacgacggatatctcggcggcggcgcgagcaacggctcctcgcccgaTAGAGAGCTAGGGGAAGAGCAGGCCGGAGCCGAGCAACAGCCGAGCCCCGAGATGGAAGTAGCAGAGACGCCTGGCCTGGATACCTGGGAgaccgtcgacggcgacaaccACACCTCGCTGCTGGAGGCGAAGCATGACGGCGAGAGCACGGCAGATACACCCGGCGATACGGATCCGGACTCTGGCGATAAGCCAGTGCTCGACGAGTCGCGAGCGCCCAGCGTGCTCCTTGGCCAAATGTCTCCCAcgcctgcagccgccgccgccgccgctgccgccgacgacgacaaagacTGCGGCATGTTGCAAAGGGGCGACGAGTTCGTAGTTGCCTCGGAGGAagatgctgccgctgctggtaatggtgccggcgacggcgacgacgacgccaaagaCTGCGACATGTTACAGAGGGACGACGAGTTCGTGGTTGCCGCAGAGAaagatgccgctgccgccgccgccgccgcgactcCCATGGGCCTCGTTGGCTATTCCGCAGGCCCGCGGGGTACGGagacgacagcgccgccgaccggcCCTTCGACCCAACCGGGCGCTGCATGTGCGGTCGTGACGGAgtcttcctcgtcggtgtcggcCGAGCCCCAACAGGCCTCCGCGCGAATGGACATtccccgtcgcccgctgaCCTTTGGTGCCAGGGAGGCCATAGCCACCGCCAACCCTCCCGGTGCCTCGTCTGGCTCGAGTCACTCGCAATCGTCGAGCGCAGCCGTGAGAGGCGCTCTGCCTCATCCcggtccgccgccaccccgccctcccccttcAGAGCACATGCAAGGCCAGAGCGGCGAGCTCTCCTTGCCCGTTGTCGTGACCGCGGCGTCAGAGGAccacggagacggagacggagtcTGGGTCAACGCGCTGGATCACTGGCGCCATAATAGGCCCGCACACGGTACAGAGGCGTATCGCTCCCTCCCGACCGAGGACTTGGAGCATGAACTCCTGGCCGAGTTGTTAGAGATGCCGCCCATTGGCCCCCTACAGTTTCAGCAGGAGTAGGTAGTTGGTATATATCTATACATGTAAAGTGCTGGCCGCGTAAATACATGTACTCTGTCCACCCTAGGCACGTGCAATTATGTTGGGACCAGGGCACACTGTGGGTTTAACCGCCCCCCGAACAGTGATCGGGCCGCGGCCCGAGTTTTATTCCTTGTGTGTATGCCATGTAGCTAGATAGATTatcaacggcggcagcacatGGACCGCTCCATAAATTGCGTGTTGTTCTAATGGTTGAAATAGAGCCGCATGGGTCGCTTATAATTAGATTAGACTATATCGGCGCCCCATACGCACGTGGCCCCGCGAAAGGCTAGCCCGGCCATCGTGGCCAACCACAGGCGCAGGACCAAAACACTCGCATCCGTGCAGTGTGAGTCGCACGCGCAGGCCAGCGCAATGCGGCATCCCTTTCACAGCCATAAGGCCTTCAGCAGGTCACGGAATCCACACAGCAAAATGCCCCCCGGTCGGCACTCTTTGGCACGGTCAGGGGCGTGAATGATCCTGGGGCAAGGTCCTGTAAAAGCCCTGTCAGTATCACtatcggcggcgccaactgATCCGATTTTGTACCGATGAGTACACGCTAAAATTCGACCCCGGCGCCTCACCTCATTGGTCTACATCCCTGCAAGTGACCAGCCGAAGGCCTTATGGCTGTCAAAGGGATTGGACTGCATCAGTGCTTTAtttgagcggcggcggcaggtcaGTTTACAAGAGGGCCAGTTTGAGCCGATGCAGGAAGGCCAACCCGACTGTACGATTGACTGCTGGACTGACTGCTGGATTGACTGCTGGCTTAACTGCTAGCTTGACTAATTGCTAGATTGACTCTTAAATTGACTGCCTGCTAGATTGACTGCTGGACTGACTGTTGAATGACTACATGTATTGGATTGACTGCTGGATTAAACTGCCTGCTTCATTGACTGCCCGTTTGGACGACTCGTATGAAAGGGCCCAGTTCTCATTGCCAATAGCTCTTTTCGAGGGCGAAAGGAACTGGCACTAAACGTGTGGCATCACGTGAGGTCTATTGTTCGCGTGAGTCGTCGCGTCTGGTGCAACAAGGCAAACGAACGGACGGTCCCAAGTCCAGGGCAGATTTTTCCTCCTGCAACCCGACACGTTTCCTACCTACCCACCAGACACGCACTACATCGACACAGACACAGTCATGGCACATCACTTGGAAAAGCGTGCGAGGATGGGCGAATGCGAGCAGGCCTCTCATGTAGACCTTGTCGGCCCCTATATCAACCACCTCCAAACGGCCCGGCCCCCgatcgccgacgacgagtaccTACTGGACCAGCTTGGAGTGGTGGACTTGCAGTTTGACGATGACTGGAcccaggaggaggaggacaggGTCCTCTCGCAGTGGGTGGGGAGCGCGGACTCGGTCGCTCTAAAGGCATATGCACTTTGCAACCTAGGTAAGCCGATGAGCGACCTTTGGCGGATCACGGCACACGTCATGCGGCGCACGCCAGTCAACATCATATCGCCTGGCTTTGGGCTTCGTTACCTGGCCCCGCTCGGCAGAGGCGCCTGCTGGACTCCGAGCTTTTCGATCGCGCTGGGCAAGCTCGTTGTCCATCCCGTGTGGGAGTGCAATTACGAGAACCTCGTGAGGGCCATCCAGTTTGCCGTGGCGTGCCGCACGCAAGAACGAGGATGTTGGAACTTCCTGCGGCATAGGTTTTGCCCGGTGCAAGAGGAAATGACGtacgtcttcgccgccggcaaggccgGGCGGACGCCCGAGGTAGTCTTGGAGATGTGCATCCGAGGACGGCAGGTCAGCGAGGACCTGGCCTTTCTCAGACACCTTGGCCCGTATGCCGTTtcccgaggccatggccagctgGGCGCATCGTCTGCCTCGGCCGGCAACGAAACCGAGACCCGCACGTTGAGCGTACGCTTCAGTGACCTGGAGAtcatcctcgaggccctcaacTCGTTCAAAGTCGTCGGAGTCCCCAGATATGCCCACTCGGATCTATACTACGCGGCGTACCTGCACGCCCCCAACATGCAGCCGCCCTTTTCCCGGGAACGAATCCTCGACATGTACGAGGCGGCGTGCCTGGACCAGCTACGGTTTGTCGCCATGTGCAGCAAGGCCATGTCGGACAGCAGCTGTAACGTATCGGAACACGACAACCATTTTCTGCCGCAGGCTGCCGACCGAGACGTGACCCCGGCTATGGAGCGCCTGTTACTAGAGGCCACGGGTAACCCACAGCCCACGCAAGTTCCTCTTGGCGCGGATACCGTGTCGAGCCAAGCCTCTGATGTCCTCCCCGGCGCCACACTTGAACTGAGCAGCATGTCCAGCGATGTCTCCGGAGAGTGCGGCGAGAGTGTAGGCTATCGTGAGCCGCTACCGGCTAGAGAGAcgctggcgtcgcccgcgcctcccACGGATGCTCCTGCTATCGGCATGACGGCGCCTGTCCCCGTGCAGGAGGACTCAAGCCAAGAACAGGGCGCCCGGCGTCCCGAGGGACTCACCGACGAAATCCGCTTTCAGCGCAGAACCCGGGACCATTTGCTCAACTACTTGTAAGGGCTTCTATAGTCTAGGAGAGGCGTTTGAATATAATcaagaggcgaggcggcaagAATTGGGTTCAAGCTTATATTCATATGTAAATTACATGTCCATCTACCAGTGACTGCCCTACGCCGTGTAGTAATATCTATATATGGCTATCCGGTGCTGTCTTATGCGTTCCTATCCGTCGCGTCTCGCTccgccacccacccacccggTTCATTACACATTCCTGTAGTCGAACCTGGGTTGCCCGTCgttatcgtcgtcgacgatccGCACCAGCATGCAGTCGCTTAGTGCCGGGTGGCGTTGGCACTTTTCCCCGACGGCTATGCGGTGCCGCATTCGCACGGCGCCCTCGCGTTGGACGACGAGTCTGTGGCAGTAAAACGCACCTCGTTGCGCCGAGCCGGCAAAGGTGCGCAGGGCCGCGGCCATGTCCGCGGTGCCGCCTTGCAAGACGACCAGCTCTgccgcgacgaggtcgaggttaAACTCTCGCCGTGACTCTGGCACTACCTCGACATCCTTGAGGGCGCGAGACAGGTCCTGCAGACGCGATGCGAGGACCGgcacctcttcctcgacccgCTGTCTCTTTGGTgtagacgccgccgccgccgagtcggaggCCCGCTTCTGCGACGCGGCCTGGGCTtcgggcgccgcctgcgccatgCGCTGCCAGCCGTCTCGCTCCGAGGTCACCgtggcgagctggacctcGAGCTTGCCGATTCGGCCCAGCTCCTTGTTTCGGGCGTCCCTTTCCTCCTGGAGCTGGTTTTGCAGGTCCGTGAGCTCCTTGTCATGGGCATCGTTGAGAGTTGCGGCTTCCCGGCGCCACGTCTCCCCGGCcacctcgagggcgtcggctcgtcgccgctgctcctcgtaGTTCGCCTCCTCGGTGGTCAAATAGCCCTGCAACTGGTTGATGCGTTTGATATGCTCTGAGATCTGGCCATTGGCACTGTCGAGAGCCCCCTGCGTGTCTTCAAGGGTGGCTCTGAGCTTCTCCATCTCGAGGGGCTTCCCCAGCACCTGCTTGACCTGCTCAAACTCGGCCGCAAGCTCCGAGACGGCACGGGAATCTCGGGCCTTGTCTTTGGCCACCGCCAACTCGCGTTGCAGGCGGCCGTTGGACTCCTTGAACTCCTCGcgctgcgcgcgcaggcTGTGCGCCCGGGACGACAGCTTGCGTTCGGCATCTTGTAGCTTGACAATCGTGGCGTTCTTGTCGGCGCAGCCGCGGCAgtcaaggagctgctcctTCATCTGCTCGACGATCCTGTCGGCAGCCTCCAGCTGGCTGCTCTGGAACACGCTGAGCTgttccttggccgcctcgctgcgcccctcggccttggccttggcctccccggcggcctgcaggtcGGATTTGAGCTGCTGgatctcggcctccttggcctccttgacggcctgcagctcggATCGGAGCTGCttcgcctcggcgtccttggcgtccttggcctccctggcggccttgagctcggattcgagctgctcgacgtcggcgtcagTTGCCTCCATCGACTCCAGCTTGCGCATGAGCGCCGTCTCCGACGTGGCAACCCTCGCCATCAACTGGCCGCCAGCGCTTCTCGCCTCCTCCCGGAACCTTTTGCCCATGGACTCGAGGCCGGAGCGCATGTTCCTGTCGAGCGTCTCCTGCGACCTCGCCGTGGCCTTTTCGGACACGTCCTGGGCAAGACTGGACACGGCCTGCGAGATGGCCTCGAAGCCTTTGCCCGCTGCCTCCCcgtgcgcgtcgacgcggtCTGCCATTGCCTTTGTCTGtccggccgtcgccagcccGTCCAGACCCTCGGACAGCTTGCCCAGGGTCAGGGCGCGCAGCTTGTCGGAGAGCAGACGgcccacgtcgtcgggcttggcGAGGCTGGACAGCGTCTGACGCACGTCTACGACCTTGCTCGCGAGGCCGTCCTTGCCCCccatcgcctcctcgaggctcTTGCAAGCCGCCTCTGCTTGTCGGCCCGTcggcagctccttgaccgcCTCGTTCAGGCTGCCAATGGCCTTgaggacggcatcggcacccTTGGTccggcgctcgtcgtcttcgtccagCATCTTGCTGAGCGACTCGGCCGTCGGTAGGCTCGAGAGGCCTTGCATCACGGCTTCGTGAAGCTTTTGCGCCTGCTCCTGGGCCTTGGTGCTGCAGTCAGCCAGCTTCCCGTCCAGCGACTCCGCGGTCGGCAGGCCCGAAAGGCTCTGCAGCACCAGCTCGTGGCTGTCCTTGAGCGACTGCTCGGACGCCAGATCCGAGAGGCCATCGCCCAACTTCAttgccgcctcggccagcgagCGCACCCTCGTACTGAGCTTCCGGATGCCGTCCACCGCCTTGGCGCCGTCTTTGGCGACCTTGCGGATGTCGCCCGCTTGCTGGACAGCCGTCGAATCAAAGTGCGTCTTGGACACGAGGCCCCTTTGGTCCAGAATCAGGGAGCCCAATGACTTGGCCATctcgtcgaccttgacgtcTACCGCCCTCACCTTTCCCATGGCCTTTGCCTGGCCGTCGGAGATGGACTGGGCCGCCTTGATAAAGTGCGACCCGGACAACGTGTCCTGTTGGGCCTTCAACATGGCATTGACCGCGCCGTCAACCTTGTCAGCCACTTGGCCAAGATCTGACGCCGTCACGGCATTCTTCTGGGCCTCCAAGACGGACTTGTGCGTCTCGTCCATTTTACTAGCCACCTTGACGATTCTCTCGTCAAAgtgcgacgccgtcaaggcgcccttgccgacACCCAAGACGGACTTGTGCGTCTCGTCAATCTTACTAGCCACCTCGACGATactgtcgtcgaggtgcgaCGCCGTCACGGCGTTCTTTTGGCCCTCCAAGACGGACTTGCGCGTCTCGTCCATTTTACTAGCCACCTTGTCCATTATTTGGTCAAGCTGGGTCGCCGTCACGGCGTTCTTCTGGGCCTCGGAGACGCACTTGCCCGTCTCACGTGCGCTCTCGGTGAGCTTCGAGAGCTGCTGGTCAAAgtgcgccgtcgacaagacggccgtgtcgccgcGGCACATGCcatcgagcgccttggccgcctcgtccacctgCTCGGCCATTTTGCCTTTTGAGGCGGACAGCTGCGTCAGTGACGCCATCACCTTGGACATTTGACCCTTGAGGCCGCCGGTGGCCgggtcggcctcgtccaaggAGCTGcccacgtcctcggcgagcttgTTCACCTTGCGCGTCAGCTCACCCAGATCCAGGCGAGTGACGTGCGCGAGAAGCTTCTCCTTGGCATTCTCGAATTCCTTTTCGGCACCGAGGGCCACCTTCTCGCGGAGCTGCACCAAGGCAGCCTCTTTCTCCTCTTTCTTCTTCACGTCCGCTAGGGCGGCCACTGCAGCCTGGCAGGTCGCCTCGAGTCTGCCGTGCACCCACCGCACGTGAGACCTggtgccgtcctcggcaaggAGGCCACGGAGCGCCTCCAACTGTTTCATCATATCTTCAAGTTGAGTCGTCATCGTGTCGTGTAACTGTGCAATTGTGCGCGGTTGGCGATGACTGGTGTGTTGGTGTTTGAGGAACGTAACATGGGGGGAGTCTGCGGGGGTGTGGGAAACTCTTAGTGGGCCCGCCTGCCAGCTGTCGCCAGCTGTGAGTTAACGGTAAAAGTAGCATAAAGGCGCGACTAAAGCGCCCCGCTTTTTTAAATAAGCctaatattaaatataataattataagagtatataaataaaatattaatataaagtaataatagtctatttattaataaagtttcttatattataatttatatttatattatatttatattatatttatattatatttatattatatttatattatatttatattatatttatattatatttatattatatttatattatatttattttataataataaaatagcTACTTAAATAATTTAAGTAGctaattaaataattaatataaagGGCATTAAtaattttattaatataatattattttaaagATTTAGCTTTTAATTATAAAATAGcttataattatattatatatttttCTTTATATTcttataaatattatattaatatattaattataaatataaataatataatactttCTAAAGTAAGTTTAATAATTACTAAAGTACCTccttaataattattaaac contains the following coding sequences:
- a CDS encoding uncharacterized protein (EggNog:ENOG503PXR2); translated protein: MEDQPDEEEQQQQQPPQQEEAEEEEEDQEAPPPKRRRGRPRKEEQLQRDSSPSIVFAQSANSDGEDEEFREGTLAGKRASRAARRTAQREEEMEIPGAAVAAPRIGRFERMMRESWAGATDDGLERAVAYYKRARPSLAFPRRQLIDSMIGPSQPAMRTGWTQALEDEIQAQWDASDEKRSLEAASWVERVTALWKASLQLLRCSPVAIVSPAYNLWVQASNPGEVFWTVAFSEALTLLVANPVWRGNKALLRRAIQLAVICRTDNRASWTMEQPEMCGVIAAMARLFSVGSRPHAPKYWIEKAFEELPEGKVACPEACFLRHLAGICTPKRPQSAASSQFVVQKKDLVKIAEAIETFGEGFYPSTGSVSAIYYAYLATRSGLTAPIGEAETKAFHEQAWKHEMRRAKRRQLGLRFDDAAMAHARDGPILVADDPLPEANDPLPVADDSMPVADLDTGVVITDEPMPDLPVREPKPAHDMEEDLYGASPLVSKGQDSSGAPLVFPDIPPLDLGHRDARSWLPSGLMTMQEIDQELGGDDGYLGGGASNGSSPDRELGEEQAGAEQQPSPEMEVAETPGLDTWETVDGDNHTSLLEAKHDGESTADTPGDTDPDSGDKPVLDESRAPSVLLGQMSPTPAAAAAAAAADDDKDCGMLQRGDEFVVASEEDAAAAGNGAGDGDDDAKDCDMLQRDDEFVVAAEKDAAAAAAAATPMGLVGYSAGPRGTETTAPPTGPSTQPGAACAVVTESSSSVSAEPQQASARMDIPRRPLTFGAREAIATANPPGASSGSSHSQSSSAAVRGALPHPGPPPPRPPPSEHMQGQSGELSLPVVVTAASEDHGDGDGVWVNALDHWRHNRPAHGTEAYRSLPTEDLEHELLAELLEMPPIGPLQFQQE
- a CDS encoding uncharacterized protein (EggNog:ENOG503PXR2), with protein sequence MAHHLEKRARMGECEQASHVDLVGPYINHLQTARPPIADDEYLLDQLGVVDLQFDDDWTQEEEDRVLSQWVGSADSVALKAYALCNLGKPMSDLWRITAHVMRRTPVNIISPGFGLRYLAPLGRGACWTPSFSIALGKLVVHPVWECNYENLVRAIQFAVACRTQERGCWNFLRHRFCPVQEEMTYVFAAGKAGRTPEVVLEMCIRGRQVSEDLAFLRHLGPYAVSRGHGQLGASSASAGNETETRTLSVRFSDLEIILEALNSFKVVGVPRYAHSDLYYAAYLHAPNMQPPFSRERILDMYEAACLDQLRFVAMCSKAMSDSSCNVSEHDNHFLPQAADRDVTPAMERLLLEATGNPQPTQVPLGADTVSSQASDVLPGATLELSSMSSDVSGECGESVGYREPLPARETLASPAPPTDAPAIGMTAPVPVQEDSSQEQGARRPEGLTDEIRFQRRTRDHLLNYL